ttgtcTTTGCTTTATGCAATTATACGAGGAATCATATTCATCCACTGATATTTATACCAAGACATTATGTTAGTCAGATCTCCAACACCATTATTTTGAAGCTCAAAGTCAACGAGACATCCACTCTCTCCTCTTTATTTCAGAAGGCATCATTAGCTTTACATAGATTTGAAGCAGGTTTTGCCTAACTTGTAATTCTGGATGGGAAACCTACCTTCTTGTAACGAGCAGTGAAAGTTCacataaaatcaacaaaaaaacatcGACTTGTAGcttgatttaattttgtttggtatATTCATACAAAAAGTCATCTGGGGAATTATTTTTCGGTTTGTCATTCAGGATTAATACATGTTTAAAAGGGGCCCTTCAATCTTTAGATATATTTTCAAAGTGAATTTGAAAGTTATCCATGTTGATGAACTATTTGTCATTAATCTAGTGCTGGAAAGCTTTGAGATTAATAAGGAGTTAGAGAATATAAGTTTGCAAATGCTCCTGTTTTAACCATCTTTTTTCGAGGAAGGTGACAATATAGTGAACATCAGCTCAAAGGTTAACTTATTTACTCCTGTTTTAGCAATCTTTGGACTTATTAGTATTTAAACCAGAAGTTCTCGTTATACCTCGGAGgtcatttgaaattttatattcatgtgAAGAAATCAATACCTTCCGCTACTTCTTAGGCAGGGATTGGCCTGTCTTTTCTAACAACCTCATTTCTTTGTATTTCAGGAGCTCTCAGTGATTGTGGCTAGGGGAAGGGATAATTCGATCGCGTGTTATCCTGCTGTAGAAACTATTCACAGGTTTCATTGTCCTCGTTTTTCCTACATATTCACTATTTCTTGTATCCTTTGTGTTAGCATGGACGTAATTTGACTGTGCTATCATTTCCTGATTACTGGATTTTTTGTTTTGACAGGGATAACATTTGTCATATCGTAAAGTCACCTGCTAATGTATCTTGGAAGATTATGAAGCTTGCAACAGATGTTGCACACAGAGCTGTTAGTTCATTAGAAGGTGCAGGAGTCTTTGCTGTTGAGTTGTTTCTGACAGAGGATGGTCAGGTTGTCTGGCATTTTCCAcgtatttgatatatttttgttttatagaAGGAACTATATCAGTTTGTGTATTTATAGATCTCTTCAAAAGCAttcatagtttttaaaacttaacatGTTTGTAATTGTTAACTTCTTGCAGATTTTACTAAATGAAGTAGCTCCGAGACCTCACAATAGTGGGCATCACACCATTGAGGCTTGCTTCACTTCACAATATGAGCAGCATTTGCGGGCTGTCGTTGGCCTTCCACTTGGTGATCCATCAATGAAAACTCCTGCTGCAGTCATGTATAACATATTGGGGGAAGACGATGTAAGCTTCCTTAGTAATTTTTCTTTCCCACAATATGATGAGTTCAGTAAATGCTAATTATTGAGTCACTGTTGAAATGCTTAAGGAAATTTTTTACACATGAGGCATTCTATGCATTTTCACATAAATGTGTTAAAGGAAAATTGCTTTTACCATCTGTCTCCCTAATACAACACATCACGATTGGTGTTTAATATGCTGCatctttaaaaaattgtttccaTTGCATTTTTGAAGTTTGTATTTGTTGTTTGCATTTATACTAGTTGCATGAGCAGCAGCTATCATATGCTTGTCTAAcgttgtattttatttttgctctAGGGGGAACCTGGATTTCTTTTGGCTAATCAACTTATTGGAAGGGCATTGGGAATTCCAGGGGCATCTATTCATTGGTATGACAAGCCAGGTTGGTGGATTTAACCTCTTATTGGTGGTCTTTGTCTCTTTACGTCCTCATATACAGTTTTGGACATAACCTTATACGCTCTCTTTCCCATTAAAAAACAAAAGCATGCAAGTATGCCACCAAATAGTGAAACTGTATGCTTCAATGACTTGTAGAGATGCGAAGGCAACGGAAGATGGGACACATCACAATAGTTGGCTCTTCTATGGGTGTTGTGGAAGCGCAGCTAAAAGTGATGCTAAATGAAGACAGTGTTAATGACCAGCCTGCAGGTTAGTTGTCAAAATGCTTCATAAACATATTGATGTTCTCTGTGTGTAGATATTGCACTCTGGAAGGATATTCAGGAGTTGTTACAACCTTGATTTTTGTTTTCATCCAAAATGCAGTTGCACCACGTGTTGGAATCATAATGGGGTCTGATTCAGATCTTCCTGTTATGAAGGATGCTGCTAAGATTTTAAAAGAGTTTGATGTGCATGCTGAAGTATTCACCATTGACTATCCATTTCATTTGGCAGCTTGCCAATTGTGTTTACCATAAAATATTTACCCAAGAACCTTGTAATGATGCAGGTAAAAATTGTTTCAGCCCACCGTACACCTGAGATGATGTTTTCTTATGCATTGTCTGCGCGAGAACGTGGTATCCAAGTAATAATTGCCGGGGCTGGTGGTGCCGCCCACTTACCTGGTCGATTGTCTTACCCTACAAAATAACGTATTCTGTTGCAGTTCTTCTAGCAAACACTAAATGTGGCTTTTTGGTTGAGCAGGAATGGTTGCTGCATTGACTCCACTACCTGTTATTGGTGTTCCAGTACGGGCTTCCACATTAGATGGACTTGATTCCCTATTATCCATTGTTCAGGTACTTCTGTTGCTTTAGATTATTCAGTTATGTCAAGTCAGtagttggggggggggggttgataTCTTTTTTAAGTTCAACGATCTTTGTGAGTGTGCCAGCTGGAagagataattaaaaaaattcattatagcagttgaaagatcatggTTTCTCATTTATGTAGATGCCAAGAGGAGTCCCAGTTGCAACCGTTGCAATCAACAATGCCACAAATGCTGGTCTGCTGGCAGTAAGATTGTTAGGAATCAGCGACGTTAACTTGCAAGCTAGGTATAAAACTTTCCTCTCATCTTTCTCTTTATAAACTTCTTCCCTTCCCCTTTTCTCACCACATACTTAAAGTCATCAGAAGTAAACTCGAagaaagtatatatttttttcttgagaaGAGCAATGAGATGTCAGTAAACggcaaaaaatgaaaaacttcaAGATACTTTTTCCGATGGAAGTAATAACATTACTATGTTCTAATGCTATTAGCTCATTTTCACACACGCCccaaaaaaatgacttttttgtCTTTGCTCGTCACGATTGATTATGAGAATGACTTGGAACATAATGATCATCTTGTAGGATGGACCAATATCAAGAGGACAGAAGAGATGAGGTTTTGGTAAAAGGGGAAAGACTAGAACAAGTTGGCTATGAAGAGTATCTCAACTCTTAAAACCATTTCAGCACCAGCTGTTTCTAACATTCACTGAAGTGTAGTAGCACAGTGTCACCTGCATTGTACAATAGTCAAACATATTAGATAGCATGAGCTGCTCAAGCACCGGTTAACAGCAAGTTATATTGGCGCTGTTTCGGGAGCAAATTTATCGCGAGGCAGATGAAAGGAAATACCATTGAAACAAGATTACTGTGAACAAGCTTTCTACATGGAATTTAGTTAAAGATTTGTTGTTCACTTTTTAGTTTGGATTTCAGTGGGGGTCTTGAGACTAATTGTTCAAAATTAAACTACTGCCCTGTTCTACAGACCATCTGAATCTGCTTTCAAATTTGAAAGTATGACAATTACCATTTCTGATATATATGAGATTTAAGAATATTGTATTTTTGCTGCTTTCTTACATGCTTCCTGCAAGTTAATTTTTAACAATCCGAGTCTCAGGGATAGAAAAGCAAAGATCATATCTTGATGCATGTATCGTATTGCTATCTCTATCAACACTTACCCATTCTCTGTCTCTATTGGCAGAAAATTAGATTCTTTATACATGGTATATAGTGAATGTAGATCTCCCTTTTGACAAATTTACATTATTTATGTAtggttaaaatttatttttttaatgtatacaTAGTAGATCTTGTCCTCCTTGACTAGTTCGTATATTTACTTCTTCATAATTTGACTCCCTTAACGAAAATTGTGGCCTTGCCACTTCTCCATATATTGTTACTTTTGCCTctctgtgtgtgtgtatatatatatatatgtatataaatgaaGTACAGAAAGCCCCCAACAATTTGGGTGCTAATTAACTCTTATCcccaaaaaaaatctcaaattacaataattttaattttttcaaaactcACGAATATATTGCTCCTTTACTCAATACATAGCAAATGATACATAATTTCTCCTTTTTTAACTTCTCGTGACTTGAGGCCCAAAAGCAACTTGGTTCCAAATCTCAAAGTTTAATGACACATTAAGACCACCAGCCCTTTTAGgcaaacatattttattggCATCGAACTTTATTTATCTATGTTCTTAAAACTCTTGTATGCCCATTATTTGCATCAAATTTTATTAATGGAAAAAGGATCAAGTTTGCCCTTCTACTATTTGAAAAGGCTCAAGTGTATCCTTCGTTATACTAAGAGGTGCCTGATGTGGAAAAATCATCAGAACGATCATAAGTGAAGAGGATATTTTTGAACCATTAGATAATGACTAGGATTGTTTTTGTTTGGATAGTAGAGCTATGGGCAAATGTAGACCTTTTGGAATAGTAGAAGGTCATCGTGTTGCATACCTCCTTTTGTATTCGTAGAAACGAGAGGTGGTTAGCATCTCGCTCGATAGAGACCTGTTATTAGACACATCCAATTAAGGCTACCCCACTTCGGTGAATCTTACCCAATTTTTCACCACCAAAGGGTGTGATACAGTAGATGGGGCTACTAAAATCCAAGGTAGGGACATAGTGAGTACTTCACCCGAATGGGGTCGTACACGACACGAATCTGGATTAGTCAAAGTACTCCAACtctttttcaaagttttcaaattgCATATATAGAATGTACTATTTTGTGAACAAAGAAAGagattcaattttcttttatgcTAAAACAAGTTTAACTAAATCTAGAATTCAACAACAGCAGAATCCAGACAACAAGCAGCACGATTTCGCCACATAAAAAGTTCGCGTCTTTCACCAACCAAGGAGTAGAAGCTTCAAAAGCGCCATCCGAATGTAGAGACCATTCTTAGCTTGTCTGAAATAAGCAGCCCTCGGATCACCATCGACATCAACCGTTATCTCATCAAGTCTTGGCAAAGGATGCATCACTACAGCATGTTTCTGCATAGCATTTACGACACTCATATCAACGATATACTTACCTCGAGCTTCTTCATACAAATCAACCCTCTCTCCAAATCTCTCTCGTTGAATCCGAGTTTGATACACCACGTCACATTTAGAAGCCACCTCGATCAAATCAGCACTTTCCTCCCATCGAACCCCCATTGATGTCAAGTAATCCTTTATGTCATCCTTCATTTTAACAACATCAGGGGATACAAAGTAAATCTTCACATCTTTATACAGCGCAAGCAAATGAGCAAGTGAACGAACTGTCCTCCCGTATGCTAAATCACCAACAAGAGCAATGTTTATACCATCGAGTTTCCCTATTTCTCGTTCAATCGTATACACATCTAGAAGAGCCTGAGTCGGGTGTTGTCCCGGACCATCTCCTGCATTTATAATCGGAATAGATGCAGTCAATGCAGCTCGTCGAGCAGCACCACTTTCGAAATGCCTCATAACAATGATATCAGAGTAACCTTCAACAGTTCTAATTGTATCTTCTAGTGTTTCACCTTTCGCCGCAGACGAAAATTCACGAGCATTTTCAGTTGTTAGTACTTCTCCTCCTAAACGCTTCATAGAAGATTCAAATGAAAGCCTAGTTCTAGTTGAAGGTTCATAAAACAGAGTAGCCATAAGATAACCCTTAAGAATCTCACTTCTTCCACCAATCGAGTTCTTCTCGATTTTCTCCATCTCCTGTGCTACTTCAAATATCGCACTAAGAGTTTCTCTATCAAATTGTTGGGATTCAATTACATCATCAAGGTGAAACTTAGTTGAAGATTTATTTTCGATCTCCAATGCACGGCATTGGAATTTGTTGCTATTTGTTGACATACGGTATTCATTTCGTCCATTTTTGAACAATTCAACAGATTTACAGAGCACAGGTTGATTTGCCCATTCACTCTTTCTAAGTGGTGACATGAGTATTTTTCCATGGGAAGAAAGTGTTGCAGAAATAGTCATATTGAAATCACTCACCGGAGAGAGGAAGAACGGCGGCAGTGCGGAGGAGATCGTCAAGAGTTCTCCGATGAACGTTTGGTGCCGGAGATTGGAGCTGCTCGAGGAGAGGAGGCACCACTGGCTGTGAAGAGGTAAACAAGgggttttagggtttttggTAAAGGGTAGCTTTGGTTTTATTAGAACTATCGTAATAGGCTAACTCATTCATTAAGGCTAATTTATATAGGCTTTAATATTTTACGAGTTAGGTTGGACTAGCTTATTTTTTGTGTGAATTGAAAAATAATGGGCTCAACTCACAAGTATATGAGCTACAGGCTTGCCGAGTCCgcccactttttaaaatatataataattataatttaaaaaatattatcataaatatcgataaAACAATAtcacatgatgttaatgttactactttttaatcaaattcacaaataaaattatctttataaaatatttgttaagttaagttaccattttaaaaaaggaaaaattatgtggataaacaaacttatactatttaattattcatcacagttatagtttgctataattaccactcgcgactgacattatacattaattacgtggacTGACTTcgaaattgtataattagtcatgtttgtatatgtgtGATTCTTcaggatatacaaataaatatgtataatatacaatcttttagtctatatacatatataattcacctctctcccactctctactctctctcgctcgccatctcgctcgtctctctcctctctctcctagTCTCGCTCACcatctcgctcgtctctctcctctctctcctagtctcgctcgcctctctcctccctctcgcaatctctcttgccatatatacaacgCATATGtacaatatacaattatctaatcaatatacatatacaattaacCTTTCTCCCACTTTTTTCCCTCTCTCTCCAGTCTCGCTCGCTTCTCTCCTCtaaataacatgtagctacaaattgtaattatcaaattatagctatgggagtaaattaattatttttaagtggttatatgtgaaagtttcccattaaaaaattttattaagtttttttgaagtataaatatctaaataaaaatattaacctaattgttttgagtttagactctctttaattttattatattttttaataaaattttattggcCCACGGGCCGACCCTaccgatatttctcaagcccctcAAATCAACAAACTTATTCAAGTCAGGCTAAAAAGCCATTTTCTTAAATGGTCTCCAAAAATCTTAGCCCAGCTCTATTAAATCTCGGGTTAGGGCCGATCCAACGGGCCTATCtcatattgacggctctaggtttaatcaataaaaaataaaaatcttaatataaaatttatttttgccaCGCTGTATattgaggaaaaaaaagagtaacatatattagatgaaaattatgtaaaaagtaGGAGTATGAAAGTAATATGAAGATTCGATCGAACCtgattgtattgaattgattcacgtcattttttcaattaaatcgTATTTTTATTGAAGTAAATAATCGTCGGAATAATTGGAATGATCTTttctatttatgaaaaaattaaaattttcttaaccGAATCGAATACTCTTaaatgtatgtaaatatattttatatgttaacaatatcttcaatttaatatattaatatattttataactttttttaaataaagatataACCTAGGTGGCTAGGTACTTCGTCAAACAATACGACAAAGCATATGCAAGTAATTCTATAAAtgtttaagattaaaaaaatacgGTAACAAGACTTCAAAATTTTTGACATGGTGGTGAAGAATTGAAATTTTACTTCAAGAACATATCGACGAAAGAAATTATTAATAGTTAATTTTGCGGTGatatttaaagtaaaaattcaaaaattgatcGAACCATACCGATACCGAAGAGAAATTGATATGATTGGGATGATtttcaaaaatgtaattttgGTTACATATTATAAAATACCCGAAAATTGGAAtgagataatttttaaaaaataaccaaTCAAACTGTCTCATTGACAAGCCTAATAAAAAGTATTACTATAAATTATACTTCCTCtcattaaaaaagaatgacctagtttgtCTTGgaacgaagtttaagaaaagaaataagatttttttatcttgtggttctaaattaaagttatgtctaatgtaccaaaatgtactTTAATCTTGTGCTCTTAAACATGTCACCtcaaaagttaaagttaaagtgttacaaaaaaaaaaggatcattcttttttaaacaaactaaaaaggaaatatgatcattcttttttgggaaactttcacatatagcaactaaaaaataataacttactctttatagctatagtttgataattataatttgtagctacatgttatatggaggagaaGGTGAACGAGACTAGGAGAGAGAGAACGAAAAAAGTGGGgaaaaggtgaattgtatattgtacatatgtatttgtatatatggcaagtgATATTGAGAaaggaaggagagaggcgagcgggACTGGGAGAGGgtggagagaggcgagagaacGAGCGGGACTGGGAGacggaggagagaggcgaaagaggaaggagagaggtgagcgagagagggcagagagttggacagaggtgaattgtatatgtatataattgtatgttatacatatatatttatatatagggcaagcgagattgggagagggaggagagaggcgagcgagattgagagagagagagagagagagagaagagaggcgagcgagagatggcagagagtgggagagaggtgaattgtatatgtatataggttaaataattgtatattatatatatgtatttgtatatcctgacgcattatacaaatacaaacataactaattatacaaatttgaattcagcccacgtaattaatgtataatgttagtcacGAGTGGGTAATTATAGcaactatagctatgatgagtaattaaatagtataagtttgatTTGTTGcgtaattttcctttttttttttcaaatggaGGGAGTAGAATAAAGTATTGAAAACACCCCTGAACTTGGTGTAAATTGTCAATTTTATTCCTGAAGTATTGAAAATCTCAAAAACACTCACGTACTTACCTAACTAAACTTAGATACACCGTCAATCTATCACATATATAACAAGTGGTCTCAAACTATTGTAGGGGCATTTaactcttaataaaaaatcGAGAGAAGTTTTGAGCACACCCCTAAACTAGACGATATCTCACTTATGTTGCAACTTGCAAAATCTATGCATTTAAGTTTAGTTAGTCAAATACCAAGTTGTCAATAATTTGagctaaaattaataattcacatCTAATTTAGAGATATTTTCAAtatagaaagaagaaaagtcAAAAGTTGAGAAATTTCGAACTTATAATTTCAACTCATAAATCACTTCAAAAAAAACTGCGTGATTCTAATTTATTACATGGATGACATATACGTAACTTCACAAAATAATGATCATGGAgattacactatttattatgGAATATCAGAACTCACGATCTTAACGTTGAAAATGAGAGAGTTTTTACCATTCACGCAACCATCTTTTGGCTATTCTATGAgatgatattatttattttgagcaagatactccctctgtccctatttagttgtccactttagaaATGATACACATATTAAGGCACCAATGATTATCATAGGTTAGTTACAGTTTCACCCTTATAGTACAACTCATCAAGTACAATACATGTATTTTTTGGttcaaaaaaaacatgcattacAACTTGGTAGTACTAAAAAAAttctagaattaaataaggacatattaggaaaaaaataattgtcctttcttgatttgttaaaatgaacaagtaaataacgacagatataaaagaaaatatggacaagtaaataagGACAGGGAGAGTATATAATACATCAACTTATATGCATGTTTCATTAGATTTGTCACTTTGTTTCAATGATTTGTTTTGTGTAAAATCATGATAACCGAaatcataacaataaataattaatataataatgattCTACAACAGATTAACATATCTACAAATCAATAAACCTCAAAATTAAACAGATAAAATCCAAAATCAAACTGAACAAATCAATACACAATCCTATTATATTTCATTACGAATACTAAACATCCAACTTAAACCAAATTCTAGACATTTAATTTAaacgaaaaataaataaaagataagaTATGGATAAGTACCTATTCGAATCCTTTATTTAGAGAATCCGACACGAGTACGAGTTCAAACCAACTTAAACTAAATCATAAGACATTGATTTTTTTACCTAACTAGACCCAAATTAAGAATGCCCCAAGAATTTTGTGGCCAAGTTTTCTCTTTTGCCTTCATCAACAAAACCCTTGTCCAAGCAACCCAACCTTCCCAAGACATTCTTTTGTCCCATGGACTCCCCCATTCCAAGATCAATCTTAGCCCCTTCTCAGCCTCTTTTTCAGCCTCTTCAAACTCCCCTTTGCTCAAATAAATTTGCCCCAACACCACATGAGGCTCACCTACAAAAGGGTTCTTGTCAATACTCATCACTAACTTCTCTTTAGCCCAATCTAAACCTCTCTTAGACCCTTGACAAACACCTTCCCAATACAATTCTCTTGCCATTTTTTGCTCTTCTGCATCCAAAACTCTTGTGCAATTGTCGAAAACCGGTGGAATAACAAGCTCAATCTCTTCGTCCCTCCCGGATACAACAACCCTTTCGCCATTACGCCTTCTTTGTTCAATAATTATCTCTTCTTCTCTTAATATGAGAGTATAAATTGCACCCATTCTTGACGCTGAATTCATCCATAGCCCGGGCTTTCCATCACCGGGCCATAGAGTTGTTTGCGAATTGTTTCCAGTGAATTCCAATCTCCCGTTAGAATTCTCAAACAACAAATCCTGAAAATTAAACAACTGATCACTGAAATCCGCCATTGTCATTAGTAGAAACACAGCTACTAATCTCCTCGAAACCAAAACATCTTCACCCGTCTTAATATGCTTCACAATTACACCATCAACAGGCAAAATCGACCCCAGTTTCTTCCTCCACGCTTCGTTTTCATTAAACAAACCCTTCTCCTTCGCATTACTCAACGACGCCATTGAAAGCTCGAGATGCTCAACAAGCTCTGAATCAGCATACCGAAACAACAAATCGTCGTGAATTAACGACTGACGAGGCACAATACAGAACAGATGAATCAATCTCTCAGCCGCTTCACCGACGTGACGACGTACAGTTTCCCGTCCGGTGGACGGATCGA
The DNA window shown above is from Solanum lycopersicum chromosome 11, SLM_r2.1 and carries:
- the LOC101256540 gene encoding uncharacterized protein, with the translated sequence MPSSLSSLSPTNLHSLLESCRPFLRGEFESIDKDLPSLIAVLRSVGAGECWHKHGSFLDHLIDIYKILKIWKAPNSVCLCGLFHSAYSNSYVNLAIFDPSTGRETVRRHVGEAAERLIHLFCIVPRQSLIHDDLLFRYADSELVEHLELSMASLSNAKEKGLFNENEAWRKKLGSILPVDGVIVKHIKTGEDVLVSRRLVAVFLLMTMADFSDQLFNFQDLLFENSNGRLEFTGNNSQTTLWPGDGKPGLWMNSASRMGAIYTLILREEEIIIEQRRRNGERVVVSGRDEEIELVIPPVFDNCTRVLDAEEQKMARELYWEGVCQGSKRGLDWAKEKLVMSIDKNPFVGEPHVVLGQIYLSKGEFEEAEKEAEKGLRLILEWGSPWDKRMSWEGWVAWTRVLLMKAKEKTWPQNSWGILNLGLVR
- the LOC101255944 gene encoding phosphoribosylaminoimidazole carboxylase, chloroplastic codes for the protein MLSLNNTLPTISVHQRISFVSTIFAQKRVIFRTMDKNQRVLLSSSQQTENSSSILSCKASLEVVHDSPSGSAVHGLSETVVGVLGGGQLGRMLCEAASQMAIKMIVLDPMENCPASALAHQHVVGSYDDSATVEEFGKRCGVLTVEIEHVDVATLEKLEQQGVDCQPKASTIRIIQDKYLQKVHFSRHGIPLPKFMQIDNLESARRAGDMFGYPLMIKSRRLAYDGRGNAVAKSEEQLSSAVNALGGYDRGLYVEQWAPFVKELSVIVARGRDNSIACYPAVETIHRDNICHIVKSPANVSWKIMKLATDVAHRAVSSLEGAGVFAVELFLTEDGQILLNEVAPRPHNSGHHTIEACFTSQYEQHLRAVVGLPLGDPSMKTPAAVMYNILGEDDGEPGFLLANQLIGRALGIPGASIHWYDKPEMRRQRKMGHITIVGSSMGVVEAQLKVMLNEDSVNDQPAVAPRVGIIMGSDSDLPVMKDAAKILKEFDVHAEVKIVSAHRTPEMMFSYALSARERGIQVIIAGAGGAAHLPGMVAALTPLPVIGVPVRASTLDGLDSLLSIVQMPRGVPVATVAINNATNAGLLAVRLLGISDVNLQARMDQYQEDRRDEVLVKGERLEQVGYEEYLNS
- the PYRB gene encoding aspartate carbamoyltransferase (The RefSeq protein has 1 substitution compared to this genomic sequence); its protein translation is MTISATLSSHGKILMSPLRKSEWANQPVLCKSVELFKNGRNEYRMSTNSNKFQCRALEIENKSSTKFHLDDVIESQQFDRETLSAIFEVAQEMEKIEKNSIGGRSEILKGYLMATLFYEPSTRTRLSFESSMKRLGGEVLTTENAREFSSAAKGETLEDTIRTVEGYSDIIVMRHFESGAARRAALTASIPIINAGDGPGQHPTQALLDVYTIGREIGKLDGINIALVGDLAYGRTVRSLAHLLALYKDVKIYFVSPDVVKMKDDIKDYLTSMGVRWEESADLIEVASKCDVVYQTRIQRERFGERVDLYEEARGKYIVDMSVVNAMQKHAVVMHPLPRLDEITVDVDGDPRAAYFRQAKNGLYIRMALLKLLLLGW